In the Flagellimonas sp. HMM57 genome, one interval contains:
- the hutH gene encoding histidine ammonia-lyase: MELPKTFHFGEHHLTASIALGIADGAVKGVISPNYLKKIETSNLRVKNIVAKGDTVYGINTGFGPLCNTKISKEDTKILQSNILQSHSVGVGKPISKQLSKLMLTLKIHALAKGYSGIAVTTIQRMLWHLQNDAIPVVPSQGSVGASGDLAPLSHLFLPLIGLGKVLYEGKAITTKELFKKTQLQPLELGPKEGLALINGTQFIAAHGVLVLQKLQHCLKHADIIGAMMLEGLQGSMKPFHQELHALRPFKGNQHVAGRIRTLLQGSEILEDHIDCERVQDPYSLRCMPQVHGASRNTWLHLKELLEIELNSVTDNPVIINDELTISGGNFHGQPLAMALDYAALAASELGNISDRRIYLALEGNSPGVPKLLMEDTGINSGYMILQYTTAALASENKSLCVPASADSIPTSLGQEDHVSMGSISGRKALQIIENVEKILAIELLTAAQAFEFRKPLKSGVVLDEIHKFIRTKVSFADNDRVFSDDIEIGIDIIKNGEIITLVEQIMVTKHLNWNTPYLEEFETY; the protein is encoded by the coding sequence ATGGAACTGCCCAAAACATTTCATTTTGGTGAACATCATTTAACCGCAAGTATTGCCTTAGGCATCGCCGATGGGGCTGTTAAAGGAGTTATCTCCCCAAATTATCTCAAAAAAATTGAGACCAGCAACTTGCGCGTAAAAAACATTGTTGCCAAGGGCGACACAGTTTATGGAATAAACACGGGCTTTGGCCCTTTGTGCAATACCAAAATCTCTAAAGAAGATACTAAAATCCTCCAATCCAATATTCTGCAAAGCCATAGTGTTGGTGTTGGTAAACCGATATCAAAACAGCTATCCAAACTCATGCTAACTTTAAAAATTCATGCATTGGCCAAAGGATACTCTGGAATTGCGGTCACGACCATTCAACGCATGCTATGGCATTTGCAAAATGATGCCATTCCCGTAGTCCCATCACAAGGTTCCGTAGGTGCTTCAGGGGATTTGGCACCCTTATCACACTTATTTCTTCCATTGATAGGACTTGGAAAAGTACTTTATGAGGGTAAAGCAATCACTACAAAAGAACTCTTCAAGAAAACCCAACTTCAACCTTTGGAACTTGGCCCCAAAGAAGGTTTGGCATTGATAAACGGAACACAATTCATTGCTGCCCATGGCGTACTCGTACTACAAAAACTCCAACATTGTCTTAAGCATGCCGACATTATTGGCGCCATGATGTTGGAAGGGTTGCAAGGTTCCATGAAACCATTCCATCAAGAACTACATGCACTTCGCCCTTTTAAAGGAAATCAACATGTAGCCGGAAGAATCCGGACACTGCTTCAAGGTTCAGAAATCTTGGAAGACCATATCGATTGCGAACGTGTGCAAGACCCATACTCCCTTCGTTGTATGCCCCAAGTACATGGTGCATCCAGAAATACATGGCTGCATCTAAAAGAGCTGTTGGAAATAGAGCTTAATTCCGTGACGGACAACCCAGTAATCATTAATGATGAACTTACCATTAGCGGTGGTAATTTTCACGGACAACCCTTGGCCATGGCCTTGGATTATGCAGCCCTTGCAGCTTCGGAATTAGGAAATATTTCCGACAGAAGAATCTATTTAGCATTGGAAGGCAATAGTCCAGGAGTACCCAAACTGTTGATGGAAGACACCGGAATCAATTCTGGGTACATGATTCTACAGTATACCACAGCAGCCTTGGCCAGTGAAAACAAAAGCCTGTGCGTTCCGGCAAGTGCAGATAGTATTCCAACTTCCTTAGGGCAAGAAGATCATGTAAGCATGGGGTCCATTAGCGGAAGGAAGGCGCTTCAAATTATTGAAAATGTTGAAAAGATACTAGCTATTGAGCTCTTAACCGCCGCACAAGCCTTTGAATTCAGAAAACCTTTAAAATCAGGGGTCGTATTGGATGAAATTCATAAATTCATAAGGACCAAAGTTTCTTTTGCAGACAATGATCGTGTTTTTTCGGATGATATTGAAATAGGTATCGATATCATTAAAAATGGCGAAATAATTACCCTCGTGGAGCAAATTATGGTAACTAAACATCTTAATTGGAATACGCCTTATCTTGAAGAATTTGAAACATATTAG
- a CDS encoding DUF456 domain-containing protein, producing the protein MDIALLVLGFVFMLVGILGSFLPVLPGPPISWVGLLLLYLTKAVPDDWWVLGITAAVAILVFVLDYIIPAMGTKKFGGSKAGMIGTVIGLLVAIFFPVLGIFGIIIWPFVGALVGELINKADKKTALKAAFGSFIGFLTGTFLKFMLAVIYLGIFVVKVWEYRTPLFTF; encoded by the coding sequence ATGGATATTGCTTTACTTGTTCTGGGGTTTGTTTTCATGCTTGTCGGCATACTGGGCAGTTTTCTGCCCGTATTACCTGGACCACCCATAAGCTGGGTCGGTCTATTATTACTCTATCTTACCAAAGCCGTGCCCGATGATTGGTGGGTTTTGGGCATTACTGCTGCTGTAGCAATTTTGGTATTTGTATTAGATTATATCATCCCAGCGATGGGCACCAAAAAATTTGGCGGTAGCAAGGCAGGGATGATAGGTACGGTAATTGGCTTGTTGGTCGCTATCTTTTTTCCCGTTTTGGGCATATTTGGGATTATCATCTGGCCTTTTGTAGGTGCACTGGTTGGTGAACTCATCAATAAAGCCGATAAGAAAACAGCGTTAAAAGCAGCTTTTGGCTCCTTTATCGGGTTTCTTACGGGTACTTTTCTAAAATTTATGTTGGCTGTTATTTACTTGGGGATTTTTGTGGTAAAAGTTTGGGAGTATAGAACGCCTTTATTTACATTTTGA
- a CDS encoding dienelactone hydrolase: MKKLPLISIFVTVLFSCTQQKEKSFNIGQKSITYVDESRNRPLLTEIWYPTLDTLTKKEPKENGKELFKAIRTIPNATIPNGKFPLLLVSHGTGGNRFSLTWFIERMVKEGYIVVSLDHYGNSTFNKIPREFVKWWERAIDVQFVLTNILEDREIGTRIDTSRIGGVGFSLGGYTNIALAGGYVDRTVREDENSEEREMPAEFPKTDEIIDFENDSLIVSSYNKYRNLVKDDRIKAFFVMAPAIGFGFHSTAQTEKITAPIFIIAGKGDTNTPIKNNAEKYHGLIKTSQIHLFSKDVDHYVFLNEPTAFGKEVAPEITIDKPTVSRKKIHEETLKLALDFLKNSL, translated from the coding sequence ATGAAAAAGCTGCCACTAATTTCAATCTTTGTAACCGTATTATTTTCCTGCACACAACAAAAAGAAAAATCCTTTAACATAGGTCAAAAATCAATAACGTATGTGGACGAATCAAGAAACAGACCGTTACTAACGGAAATATGGTATCCCACTTTGGATACATTGACCAAAAAAGAACCAAAAGAAAACGGAAAAGAGCTTTTTAAAGCCATCAGGACAATTCCGAACGCAACGATTCCCAATGGGAAGTTCCCTTTACTATTGGTTTCGCACGGAACGGGAGGCAACAGGTTTTCATTGACTTGGTTCATAGAAAGAATGGTAAAAGAGGGGTATATTGTTGTTTCACTAGACCACTACGGGAATTCAACTTTCAACAAAATACCCCGAGAATTCGTAAAATGGTGGGAAAGAGCTATTGATGTACAATTTGTGCTGACAAACATTCTTGAAGACCGAGAAATTGGAACAAGAATCGACACTTCGCGAATTGGGGGAGTTGGCTTTTCCTTGGGAGGCTATACTAATATTGCTTTGGCAGGTGGTTATGTAGATAGAACAGTTAGAGAAGATGAAAACTCCGAGGAAAGGGAAATGCCTGCCGAATTTCCAAAAACGGACGAAATCATAGATTTTGAAAATGACAGTCTTATCGTTTCATCTTACAATAAATACAGAAACCTAGTAAAAGATGATAGAATCAAGGCTTTTTTTGTAATGGCACCAGCAATTGGCTTTGGATTCCATTCCACAGCGCAAACAGAAAAAATCACCGCACCTATTTTTATCATAGCAGGAAAAGGCGATACAAACACGCCCATAAAAAATAATGCCGAAAAGTACCATGGTTTGATCAAAACCAGCCAAATACATTTGTTCAGTAAGGATGTTGACCATTATGTATTCTTGAACGAGCCCACAGCATTTGGGAAAGAGGTAGCACCAGAAATAACAATTGACAAACCTACCGTCAGCAGAAAAAAAATACACGAAGAAACGTTGAAACTAGCACTGGATTTTTTAAAAAATTCGTTATGA
- a CDS encoding M56 family metallopeptidase — protein sequence MIQYFLECLVFQLVFLLIYDLFLKWETFFQWNRVYLIGTYLLSLVLPWITIEAFKTTVPEEFSNYTQFVFQLNEIQVGTTDTEAAFLSPAEWGYLIFFIGVLFMTFWFGFKLFRLYRLRQTGAVSYHTNYTKVVVAESALAFSFFKYIFLGAKVSKENTPSIIAHELVHIEQKHSLDLLFFELMHIISWFNPLVYLYQKRIAELHEFIADSEVSKHNKKEQYQILLSEVFQTQNISFVNQFFKKSLIKKRIVMLQKSKSKRIYQLKYLFLLPIIMGMLLYTSCENGTGEKNSIESSIEKKGNETFLVVEDLNAMTEDEKNRQDEVVDELMKTNVAQTLIAEDGSNSVKIYIDEGKIQKMEVEKDDATMRASQTSKSSVPFGEIDEVPIFRGCEGATDTRLCFMEKIQTHIKKYFYYPEEAQNKGIEGRVNVIFTITEEGFVEDIRTRGPDKILEDVVTDIISKLPRMQPGKSNGQHVSVPFSIPVTFKLQ from the coding sequence ATGATACAGTATTTTTTAGAGTGTTTGGTATTTCAATTGGTTTTTTTGTTGATCTATGACCTGTTTTTAAAATGGGAAACTTTTTTTCAATGGAACAGGGTGTATTTGATAGGTACTTATTTGCTATCGCTTGTGTTGCCTTGGATTACGATTGAGGCATTTAAAACAACCGTTCCTGAGGAATTTTCAAATTACACACAATTTGTATTTCAACTTAATGAGATACAAGTAGGAACAACTGATACTGAAGCTGCTTTTCTCTCTCCAGCAGAATGGGGATATCTTATTTTCTTTATAGGGGTCTTGTTTATGACATTTTGGTTCGGATTTAAACTATTTCGTTTATATCGTTTGCGACAAACAGGAGCGGTTAGCTATCATACGAATTACACTAAAGTTGTGGTAGCCGAAAGTGCACTTGCCTTTTCCTTCTTCAAGTATATTTTTTTAGGAGCAAAAGTTTCTAAAGAAAACACCCCTAGCATTATTGCCCATGAACTTGTTCATATTGAGCAGAAGCATTCGTTGGATTTACTGTTCTTTGAATTGATGCATATTATTTCTTGGTTCAATCCCTTGGTGTATCTCTATCAAAAAAGAATTGCTGAACTGCATGAGTTTATTGCCGATTCAGAAGTCTCCAAGCACAATAAAAAAGAGCAGTACCAAATATTGTTATCTGAAGTGTTTCAAACCCAAAACATCAGTTTTGTCAATCAATTTTTTAAAAAATCATTAATCAAAAAGCGAATAGTCATGCTACAAAAATCAAAATCAAAACGAATTTATCAGTTAAAGTATCTGTTTTTGCTACCTATTATTATGGGAATGTTGTTATATACCTCATGTGAAAACGGGACAGGTGAAAAGAACAGTATTGAAAGCTCAATTGAAAAGAAAGGCAATGAAACCTTTCTGGTGGTGGAAGATTTAAATGCAATGACCGAAGACGAAAAGAATAGGCAAGATGAAGTGGTGGATGAATTGATGAAAACGAATGTTGCGCAAACCTTAATAGCGGAAGATGGTAGTAATTCCGTAAAGATTTATATAGATGAAGGTAAGATACAGAAAATGGAGGTAGAAAAAGATGATGCTACAATGCGCGCATCTCAAACTTCTAAAAGTTCGGTTCCATTTGGAGAAATTGATGAAGTTCCAATATTTAGGGGCTGTGAGGGAGCTACGGATACCAGATTATGTTTTATGGAAAAAATACAAACACATATTAAAAAGTATTTTTATTATCCAGAAGAAGCACAAAATAAAGGTATCGAAGGGCGTGTTAATGTCATTTTTACAATAACGGAAGAAGGCTTTGTTGAAGATATAAGAACAAGAGGTCCCGATAAAATACTAGAAGATGTGGTTACGGATATTATTTCGAAATTACCAAGAATGCAACCAGGAAAGAGCAATGGACAGCATGTAAGTGTTCCTTTTTCCATTCCCGTAACGTTTAAGCTACAGTAA
- a CDS encoding LysR substrate-binding domain-containing protein, translating into MNYQIELRHFVYFLAVAEELHYRKAAEKLFISQPGLSTQIKQMEGILETQLFIRDKKKVGLTPAGEFLKSEVEFILNHLEQTKKQLKLIGEGHQGEIRIGFLGSAMQHVVPNLLLDLNKRFPSIHTSLEELSNRAQLRAILQDKLDLGFVRLSRVPKGLQLKPVFEDTFSLVLPSNHAIGAKNFKGIHQFSQEDFILFSQDYSPQYYNTVLSICEDGGFTPNVSHKSVHAQTIFKLVENNLGIAIVPTELQYGFRMKVKFIELKHIEQRAVLSMVWKEDNRNPALRNCMELLLKL; encoded by the coding sequence ATGAATTATCAAATAGAATTACGGCACTTTGTTTATTTTTTGGCCGTGGCCGAAGAATTGCACTATCGTAAGGCAGCAGAAAAACTGTTCATATCCCAACCTGGACTAAGTACGCAGATCAAGCAAATGGAAGGGATTTTGGAAACGCAATTGTTTATTCGGGATAAAAAAAAGGTAGGGTTAACCCCTGCAGGTGAATTTTTAAAATCTGAAGTAGAATTTATATTGAACCATTTGGAACAGACCAAAAAACAGTTGAAATTGATAGGAGAGGGGCATCAAGGAGAAATTAGAATTGGTTTTTTAGGTTCTGCGATGCAGCATGTGGTTCCAAATTTATTGCTAGATCTAAATAAAAGGTTTCCTTCAATACATACGAGCCTTGAAGAACTTTCTAATAGGGCGCAGCTTCGTGCTATTCTACAGGATAAATTGGATTTGGGATTTGTTCGGTTGTCCAGAGTCCCCAAAGGATTACAACTGAAACCTGTTTTTGAGGATACATTCTCTTTGGTCTTGCCGTCAAATCATGCTATTGGGGCAAAAAATTTTAAGGGAATTCATCAGTTTTCCCAAGAGGATTTTATTCTGTTTTCACAAGACTACAGTCCACAGTACTATAATACGGTGCTTAGTATATGCGAGGATGGTGGTTTTACGCCTAATGTTTCCCATAAATCTGTGCATGCGCAAACTATTTTTAAATTGGTGGAGAACAATCTGGGAATCGCGATAGTTCCAACGGAGTTGCAATATGGGTTTCGGATGAAGGTGAAGTTTATCGAATTGAAACACATAGAACAGCGTGCTGTTTTATCTATGGTCTGGAAAGAGGATAATCGAAATCCAGCATTGAGAAATTGTATGGAATTACTCTTAAAGTTATAG
- the hutI gene encoding imidazolonepropionase, with protein sequence MSIPLLIGPFTQLLPMSGLPIKGALSDEQLVVIEDGGIIVSDGKIRAVGVFGDLKSKAVAIHQIEGKQVCLPGFVDAHTHICFGGSRARDYAYRNSGKTYLEIAKAGGGIWDTVIQTRKASQENLVEGIIARSTSHLENGTTTIEVKSGYGLSIDEELKMLKAIKQSNEKTNADLVPTCLAAHMKPKDWNSEKNYLEEIASQLFPVLKSEGLTNRIDAFIEESAFSTEEITPYFQKAKTMGFNITVHADQFTTGGSKIAIEFNAISADHLEASTEKEIQLLANSNVVSTALPGASLGLGCNFTPARRLLDVGGALAIASDHNPGSAPMGNLLAQASILGAFEKLSNAEVLAGITFRASAALRLLDRGTLETNKLADLVIFPTHNYQEITYNQGQLRPSMVWKKGEKVYERD encoded by the coding sequence ATGAGCATACCGTTATTGATAGGTCCATTTACCCAACTGCTCCCAATGTCGGGTCTTCCAATAAAGGGAGCCTTGTCCGATGAACAATTGGTAGTAATCGAAGATGGGGGGATTATTGTTTCTGATGGAAAAATCAGGGCTGTAGGTGTTTTTGGGGATTTAAAGTCCAAAGCGGTCGCTATCCACCAGATTGAAGGAAAACAGGTTTGTCTTCCTGGATTTGTAGATGCCCATACCCATATTTGTTTTGGTGGTTCACGTGCTAGGGATTATGCCTACAGAAATTCTGGAAAAACCTATCTGGAAATTGCAAAAGCTGGCGGCGGCATCTGGGATACCGTAATCCAAACTCGCAAAGCTTCGCAAGAAAACTTAGTTGAGGGTATCATTGCAAGAAGTACATCACATTTGGAAAATGGTACTACTACAATAGAAGTAAAAAGTGGGTATGGACTTTCTATTGATGAAGAGCTCAAAATGCTCAAAGCCATAAAACAGTCCAATGAAAAAACCAATGCCGACCTTGTGCCAACTTGCCTGGCCGCACACATGAAGCCTAAAGATTGGAACAGTGAAAAAAACTATCTGGAGGAAATTGCATCACAACTTTTTCCTGTATTAAAATCCGAAGGGCTTACCAACAGAATTGATGCTTTTATTGAAGAAAGTGCTTTTTCTACCGAAGAAATTACGCCCTATTTTCAAAAAGCAAAGACAATGGGGTTCAACATTACGGTACATGCGGATCAATTTACCACAGGCGGCAGCAAAATCGCCATAGAATTCAATGCCATAAGCGCAGATCATTTGGAAGCCAGTACAGAAAAGGAAATTCAATTACTGGCGAACAGCAATGTCGTTTCCACAGCTTTACCAGGCGCATCACTGGGTCTAGGATGCAACTTTACCCCTGCCAGAAGGTTATTGGATGTGGGCGGGGCTTTGGCCATTGCCAGCGACCATAATCCAGGTTCGGCACCTATGGGAAATCTGCTTGCCCAAGCGAGTATCCTTGGAGCTTTTGAGAAGCTCTCCAATGCAGAAGTCTTGGCTGGAATAACCTTTAGGGCAAGTGCCGCTTTACGACTTTTGGACAGAGGAACATTGGAAACCAACAAACTGGCGGACCTCGTCATTTTCCCCACGCACAACTATCAAGAGATTACCTATAATCAAGGACAACTACGACCTAGCATGGTCTGGAAAAAAGGTGAAAAAGTGTATGAACGAGATTGA
- a CDS encoding nitroreductase produces MIFDIIKKRRSVFPAQYNDKPIERKTIEQLLEAANWAPTHKKTEPWRFKVVMGKKKVALGKFLSDKYQEIDSKPKQIKIRKLQENPARSGAVIAICMQRDPNKSLPEWEELAATAMAVQNMWLCCTEMGLGCYWSSPGLITHMDEFFDLNDGEKCFGFLYMGYYDDAIPPSNRTSIEDKVEWL; encoded by the coding sequence ATGATATTTGATATAATCAAAAAGAGACGAAGTGTTTTTCCAGCACAATATAATGATAAGCCGATTGAAAGGAAAACTATTGAGCAACTGTTAGAAGCTGCAAATTGGGCGCCTACCCACAAAAAAACCGAACCATGGCGGTTTAAGGTTGTAATGGGCAAGAAAAAGGTGGCATTAGGAAAATTCCTATCGGATAAATACCAAGAAATAGATTCGAAGCCAAAGCAGATAAAAATAAGAAAGCTACAGGAAAACCCTGCTCGTTCTGGAGCGGTAATCGCCATTTGTATGCAGCGCGACCCCAATAAAAGTTTGCCGGAATGGGAAGAGTTGGCCGCTACTGCAATGGCTGTACAGAATATGTGGCTGTGCTGCACGGAAATGGGTTTGGGGTGCTATTGGAGCTCACCTGGACTCATTACGCATATGGATGAATTCTTTGACCTGAACGATGGGGAAAAATGTTTTGGATTTTTATATATGGGGTATTATGATGATGCCATACCTCCTTCAAACCGAACCTCGATTGAAGATAAGGTGGAGTGGTTGTGA
- a CDS encoding urocanate hydratase → MNEIEMTTSFQKQLLEGIPKNLPIKRAYPKTGNPAPKRKDILSKKEKKLAVQNALRYFPKAWHAELAKEFANELNIYGRIYMHRFKPEYKMYARPISEYPAKTQQAAAIMLMIQNNLDPAVAQHPEELITYGGNGAAFQNWAQYLLTMKYLAEMTEEQTLHMYSGHPMGLFPSSKEAPRVIVTNGMMIPNYSKPDDWEKFNALGVTQYGQMTAGSYMYIGPQGIVHGTAITVMNAFRKVLQKGEFPNGKVFLTAGLGGMSGAQPKAGNIAGCITVCAEVNPEAAKKRHQQGWVDELLTDISSLVERTKKAIAKHEVVSLAYIGNIVEVWEQFYEEEIFVHLGSDQTSLHNPWAGGYYPVGLTFEKANAMMAENPSAFKKQVQESLRRQINAINKHTAKGTYFFDYGNAFLLEVSRAGGNVMATNSIDFKYPSYVQDILGPMCFDYGFGPFRWVCTSGSPKDLQQTDAIALEVMQKIKADAPEEIQQQMQDNITWIEEAEQNRLVVGSQARILYADAEGRTKIAEAFNQAIAKGEITAPIVLGRDHHDVSGTDSPFRETSNIYDGSKFTADMAIHNVIGDSFRGATWVSIHNGGGVGWGEVMNGGFGMVLDGSKEASRKLKNMLFYDVNNGISRRSWARNKEALFAIKREMERTPNLRVTLPNLVETDILDNLFNT, encoded by the coding sequence ATGAACGAGATTGAAATGACAACAAGTTTCCAAAAACAACTATTGGAAGGAATTCCTAAAAATCTTCCTATAAAAAGAGCGTATCCCAAGACAGGAAATCCAGCTCCCAAACGAAAGGATATCTTATCAAAAAAAGAGAAAAAACTGGCCGTTCAAAATGCCTTGCGCTACTTTCCAAAAGCATGGCATGCAGAATTAGCCAAAGAATTTGCCAACGAACTCAATATTTACGGCAGAATCTATATGCATCGGTTTAAACCAGAGTATAAAATGTATGCCCGGCCTATTTCGGAATATCCTGCAAAAACACAACAGGCCGCTGCTATTATGCTCATGATTCAGAATAATCTTGATCCAGCTGTGGCACAACATCCCGAGGAACTTATCACGTATGGTGGCAACGGAGCCGCCTTCCAAAATTGGGCGCAATATTTATTGACCATGAAGTATTTGGCCGAAATGACCGAAGAACAAACGCTTCACATGTATTCAGGACATCCTATGGGACTCTTCCCGTCTTCAAAAGAAGCGCCAAGGGTTATTGTCACCAATGGTATGATGATACCCAATTATTCCAAACCAGATGACTGGGAAAAGTTCAACGCCCTTGGGGTTACGCAATACGGACAAATGACCGCAGGCTCCTATATGTATATTGGGCCACAAGGCATTGTACACGGTACAGCCATCACAGTAATGAACGCCTTTAGAAAAGTACTTCAAAAAGGAGAATTTCCAAATGGAAAGGTTTTCCTAACTGCTGGTTTGGGAGGTATGAGCGGTGCACAACCAAAAGCTGGAAACATAGCAGGTTGCATTACGGTGTGCGCCGAAGTGAATCCAGAAGCAGCAAAAAAGCGGCATCAACAAGGTTGGGTCGATGAATTGTTGACAGACATTTCAAGTCTGGTCGAAAGAACAAAAAAAGCTATCGCCAAACATGAAGTAGTTTCTTTGGCATACATTGGTAATATTGTGGAAGTTTGGGAACAGTTTTATGAAGAGGAAATCTTTGTGCATTTAGGTTCCGATCAAACTTCATTGCACAATCCCTGGGCGGGAGGTTACTATCCTGTAGGATTGACTTTTGAAAAAGCAAATGCAATGATGGCCGAGAATCCATCAGCATTTAAGAAACAAGTACAGGAATCTTTGCGGAGACAAATAAACGCCATCAATAAACACACTGCAAAAGGCACCTATTTTTTTGATTATGGAAATGCCTTTTTATTGGAAGTTTCGCGTGCAGGTGGAAATGTTATGGCCACTAACAGTATTGATTTCAAATATCCTTCCTACGTTCAGGATATTTTAGGACCTATGTGTTTTGACTATGGTTTTGGGCCATTTAGATGGGTCTGTACTTCCGGTAGCCCAAAGGATTTGCAACAAACCGATGCTATTGCCTTGGAAGTCATGCAAAAAATAAAGGCTGATGCCCCAGAGGAAATTCAGCAACAAATGCAGGACAACATTACATGGATTGAAGAAGCAGAGCAGAACAGGTTGGTTGTAGGTTCCCAGGCCCGTATCTTATATGCGGATGCCGAAGGACGCACAAAAATAGCGGAGGCTTTTAACCAAGCAATAGCTAAAGGTGAGATTACCGCACCTATCGTATTGGGCAGAGACCATCATGATGTAAGTGGTACCGATTCCCCTTTTAGGGAAACCAGCAACATCTATGACGGCAGTAAATTTACTGCGGATATGGCCATCCATAATGTAATTGGGGATAGCTTTAGAGGAGCTACTTGGGTTTCTATTCACAATGGTGGTGGTGTTGGTTGGGGCGAGGTCATGAACGGAGGTTTTGGCATGGTTCTGGATGGTTCAAAAGAAGCGTCCCGTAAACTAAAAAATATGCTGTTTTATGATGTCAACAATGGTATTTCCAGAAGAAGTTGGGCTAGAAACAAAGAAGCACTATTTGCTATAAAACGTGAAATGGAACGCACTCCTAATTTAAGGGTAACTTTACCCAATCTAGTCGAAACGGATATTTTAGATAATCTTTTTAATACCTAA
- a CDS encoding BlaI/MecI/CopY family transcriptional regulator, with amino-acid sequence MKQLTKAEEEVMQLLWRLEKCNVAAIINELPEPKPAYNTVSTIVRILEDKGFVDHEKVGKGHLYFPLVKKSDYSNQSINKLVDGYFQGSFKSMVSFFMQKNDISLSELESIMKQIKDGEE; translated from the coding sequence ATGAAACAGCTTACTAAAGCAGAAGAGGAAGTAATGCAGCTGTTGTGGCGATTGGAAAAATGTAACGTAGCCGCTATAATCAATGAATTGCCAGAACCCAAACCAGCATACAATACGGTATCCACCATAGTGCGGATATTGGAGGACAAGGGATTTGTAGATCATGAAAAAGTTGGAAAAGGCCATTTGTATTTTCCTTTAGTAAAGAAATCCGATTACAGCAATCAATCCATCAATAAACTGGTAGATGGCTATTTTCAAGGTTCTTTTAAAAGTATGGTTTCCTTTTTTATGCAGAAAAATGACATTAGTCTATCTGAATTGGAAAGTATTATGAAACAAATAAAGGACGGGGAAGAATGA
- the ruvC gene encoding crossover junction endodeoxyribonuclease RuvC: MATEKIILGIDPGTTVMGFGIIKVVNKQMHFVQMNELMLKKYSDPYTKLKLIFERTLELIDTFHPDEIAIEAPFYGKNVQSMLKLGRAQGVAMAAGLSRQVPITEYMPKKIKMAITGNGNATKEQVAKMLQSMLKLKTLPKNLDSTDGLAAAVCHFYNEGRVEVGKHYTGWDAFVKQNPKKIGK; encoded by the coding sequence TTGGCTACAGAAAAGATTATTTTAGGAATTGATCCGGGCACGACCGTCATGGGTTTTGGGATTATCAAGGTAGTCAACAAACAGATGCATTTTGTTCAGATGAACGAATTGATGCTCAAAAAGTATAGTGACCCCTACACCAAGTTAAAACTGATCTTTGAGCGGACCTTGGAACTTATCGATACATTCCATCCAGATGAGATTGCCATTGAAGCCCCTTTTTACGGAAAAAACGTACAGTCTATGCTCAAATTGGGTCGCGCACAGGGCGTTGCGATGGCCGCAGGACTTTCTAGGCAGGTGCCCATAACGGAGTACATGCCCAAAAAGATTAAGATGGCCATCACGGGTAACGGTAATGCTACCAAAGAACAGGTGGCCAAAATGCTTCAAAGCATGCTAAAATTAAAAACCCTTCCCAAAAATTTGGATAGTACGGATGGACTTGCTGCCGCGGTTTGTCATTTTTATAACGAAGGTAGGGTTGAGGTCGGTAAACATTACACTGGATGGGATGCGTTCGTGAAGCAGAATCCGAAGAAAATTGGTAAATAG